One segment of Macaca fascicularis isolate 582-1 chromosome 4, T2T-MFA8v1.1 DNA contains the following:
- the LOC141410243 gene encoding uncharacterized protein — AIGVFEANTRLGPVTDRPLLAEAVQALPLAVAAARQHLSTLLFSPPPLAGPGSAGCGREDAGPGAVSPSAVRRAAKRPEGGERHTKNAVGGGGERGRQIRDGNSSSRPLVPPPPGLGPRPRRQCGRAPECGAPALPRPQLDRHPARPAPSRDRGAPLVPAAGEGSLPRPRSPATCKPGKVCGASAGRRDAARPTRPRSPRVTFSTRRQPGPQRGRRGLRGGPESVRGLPHLGLREH; from the exons GCAATTGGGGTCTTTGAGGCGAATACGAGGCTGGGGCCGGTTACCGACCGGCCGCTTCTTGCCGAGGCAGTCCAGGCTTTACCCCTGGCGGTGGCCGCTGCGAGACAGCATCTGTCAACGCTCctcttttcccctcctcctctggCCGGGCCGGGCTCCGCCGGCTGCGGCCGAGAGGACGCGGGACCCGGCGCGGTGAGCCCATCAGCTGTCAGGCGAGCGGCGAAGCGGCCGGAGGGCGGCGAGAGACACACAAAGAACGCGGTGGGCGGCGGCGGCGAAAGGGGGCGGCAAATTCGGGACGGCAACTCTTCCTCGCGCCCGCTGGTGCCACCGCCGCCCGGGCTTGGTCCGAGGCCGCGCAGACAATGCGGCCGGGCCCCAGAGTGCGGGGCGCCTGCGCTCCCCAGACCCCAACTTGACCGTCACCCTGCTCGCCCAGCCCCCTCCCGGGATAGGGGCGCCCCCCTCGTTCCGGCAGCCGGCGAAGGAAGTCTGCCGCGGCCGCGTAGCCCGGCAACTTGCAAGCCGGGAAAAGTTTGCGGCGCCTCCGCGGGGCGGCGCGACGCGGCCCGCCCCACGCGTCCGCGGTCACCGAGGGTGACTTTCTCGACTCGTCGTCAGCCGGGGCCGCAGCGCGGCCGGCGAGGACTGCGGGGAGGGCCGGAGTCGGTCCGAGGGCTCCCGCACCTGGGGCTGCGG GAACATTAA